The Rudaeicoccus suwonensis sequence TCCGCGACCAACCAGCAGATCGCCCGGCTGGACACCATCTCCAGCAATGTCGCCACAATGTCGACCAATGTGAGCGCGCTCACCTCGGTGACCGCGGCGACGGTGGGGCGCCCGTTGATCAAGGTCGCGGCGTTCTCGTATGGCGTTCGCTCCGCCGTCGCAGCGCGTCGCCCCGGCACACGGAGCGGCTCGTGAAGTGGGCACTGGTCGCCACCGGCGCGGCCGTCGCCGCGGTCGGGGCCAGCCGGCCTGTTCGCAGGAGCGCCGGCGGATTCGTGCGCGACATACAGACCGGAATGGCACAGCGTGAGTCGCAACTACGTCAGGCGCTGGCGGTGGACACACACCTGACGCTGCCGGGCGAACGCGCCGACGACGCGCGAGCTATCGAGGGCCGCTGAGCCCCGCCTGGTTGCTGTGCCCTGCCCCGACGTGGGCGACGAAAAGCTTTGATGTGTAAAGGAACTGATGATGGAAACCGCTGAGATCCGCCGACGGTGGCTGGCCTATTTCGAGCAGCACGAACACACGGTGGTG is a genomic window containing:
- a CDS encoding DUF948 domain-containing protein, encoding MSVSLGDIAGVIAALAFAVLVLRMGSMIGKAGKVLDESRAGVREITDETVVLLREVTETVSATNQQIARLDTISSNVATMSTNVSALTSVTAATVGRPLIKVAAFSYGVRSAVAARRPGTRSGS